Proteins from a single region of Sphingomonas morindae:
- a CDS encoding FadR/GntR family transcriptional regulator: MDTSTLAARLSPGRNLTQGMLDALGRSIVTGEYAGKAFPTEADLARHFDVSRSVTREAVKMLTAKGLLVARPRLGTIVQPEASWNLFDADILRWLLERKFSITLLRQFSELRVSIEPAAAELAARTATPAGLALIATGYARMVAAEAGEDDTLDADISFHVAVLEASGNPFYAQFRDVVETALRTSIRFTNRFKGRTASLPAHKAVKDAIEARDSAGAHAAMTLIIREVMLLITDAERTGQE, translated from the coding sequence ATGGACACGTCCACCCTCGCCGCGCGTCTCTCGCCGGGGCGCAATCTCACCCAGGGCATGCTTGATGCGCTTGGCCGCAGCATCGTCACCGGCGAATATGCCGGCAAGGCCTTCCCCACCGAAGCGGATCTGGCGCGGCATTTCGATGTCAGCCGCTCGGTCACGCGGGAAGCGGTCAAGATGCTGACGGCCAAGGGCCTGTTGGTGGCGCGGCCACGCCTGGGCACGATTGTCCAGCCCGAGGCATCGTGGAACCTGTTCGATGCGGATATTCTGCGCTGGCTGCTCGAACGCAAATTCTCGATTACGCTGCTGCGCCAGTTCAGCGAATTGCGCGTCTCGATCGAACCCGCCGCCGCCGAGCTCGCCGCGCGCACCGCCACCCCGGCCGGGCTCGCGCTGATCGCCACGGGCTATGCGCGCATGGTCGCCGCCGAGGCGGGCGAGGACGATACGCTCGACGCGGACATCTCCTTCCATGTCGCGGTGCTCGAAGCCTCGGGCAATCCCTTTTACGCGCAGTTCCGCGATGTGGTGGAAACCGCGCTGCGCACCTCCATCCGCTTCACCAACCGTTTCAAGGGGCGCACCGCCAGCCTGCCGGCGCACAAGGCGGTGAAGGATGCGATCGAAGCCCGCGACAGCGCCGGCGCCCATGCCGCCATGACGCTCATCATCCGCGAGGTCATGCTGCTCATCACCGATGCGGAGCGCACCGGCCAGGAATGA
- a CDS encoding HAD family hydrolase yields MAIRALLFDIDGTLIDSNERHVDAWGLAFREAGRPQELDAIRAQIGKGGDQLMPALLPDEPALHTPIAERQGAIFADLYLPHVRPFPGAAELVRAVAARGRAVVLASSAKRAELDVYLDRLALRDVVTATTSSDEVEASKPAPDIFAAALAAVGVAPEEALAIGDTPYDVEAAARSGVATVALLSGPFDEEALRAAGAIALYADAAALLAGLEESPLLR; encoded by the coding sequence ATGGCGATCCGCGCTCTGCTCTTCGATATCGACGGTACCTTGATCGACAGCAACGAACGGCATGTCGATGCCTGGGGGCTCGCCTTCCGCGAGGCCGGGCGGCCGCAGGAGCTGGACGCGATCCGCGCCCAGATCGGCAAGGGCGGCGATCAGCTCATGCCCGCGCTGCTGCCCGACGAGCCCGCGCTGCACACGCCGATCGCCGAGCGCCAGGGGGCGATCTTCGCCGATCTCTACCTGCCGCATGTCCGCCCCTTTCCCGGCGCCGCCGAGCTGGTGCGCGCGGTGGCGGCGCGGGGGCGGGCGGTGGTGCTCGCCTCCTCGGCCAAGCGCGCCGAGCTCGACGTCTATCTCGATCGATTGGCGCTGCGCGACGTGGTGACGGCGACGACGAGCAGCGACGAGGTCGAGGCCTCCAAACCCGCCCCCGATATCTTCGCGGCGGCGCTGGCGGCGGTGGGCGTCGCGCCCGAGGAGGCGCTGGCGATCGGCGACACGCCCTATGATGTCGAGGCGGCGGCGCGCAGCGGGGTGGCGACGGTGGCGCTGCTCTCCGGACCCTTCGACGAAGAGGCGCTGCGCGCGGCGGGGGCGATCGCCCTCTATGCCGATGCCGCCGCCCTGCTCGCCGGGCTCGAGGAGTCGCCGCTGCTCCGCTGA